The genomic stretch TTCACCACTGAATTAACTACAACCATTTAAATAACTCAAATAATACTCTGCTGCAGGGCACGTCATGCaattctctctctcatctctactttgAAAAATCTAGTATCAAATGTGTGCCCCATACAGAGAGTATGGCGTCGATCGGCGCTCTTTGAATTATCcggttaaaaatgaaaatgtaaatgaatgcTTTGGTTTAAATGAGTGGTCATTTCTAACGGGGTGCTATTGAAAACAGAAGAGGGAGGTTTCCATTAGGATTTACTGAGGAGTGCTTGAAATATTTTTGTTGGATGTTAAGTTATACTAAATCACAAATATACATCATACTGAAGAGGTTTTACTCTTGTGTttacaagtaaaaacaaaagcaagCCTTTAACAGCACCATATCATCATTaaaaaggtactctaagcgacTTCACGcgttttttttaggctacaacattttttgtcacatacagcaaacctctcctcactatccgcgagctgccggtcccctgaacacactgtaaaaaaaacgcggtctctgtagacagcccaggctccacacacaccaacaaaaacaaagtggtccaacctggaccatgcaaacatacacaaaccgtgttccagcgttcagccaataacggacaagaaggatttggggtggGGCAGGGGTTGGGGCAGGGGTGGGGATAGtgcgctgaagcacagaagggaggggacgggatgaggaggagggaggagcgagctagtctCCGTTTTGtgttgaaaatactttgaacgtcaacaagaagtaatgtcacccaacatcgcttagagcacctttaaaaactGATCATTCAGAGTACGTCCACATTAAGCCGGTTAACTTTGTTTTGGCCCCGCTTGCACAGtaaagcagcaattttctcatCAAACTGACCATGACTGTTTCCAGAGCcgatacattttaaaaggtcgGCTTGGTGTTTTAGTGTATTAGTAAATTAAAGAGGACAACCTCTGGTAGCCTCTAACTTACGCtgacattttaaatgtcaataCAGCTGATTATACAGCACAAACAAAGTCATTAACCTGTATTAATGTTATGTTGGGTGTTTTGCCGAGTGCATTTTAAGGACTTGTCTTAGATTGCACATTtgagtgaataagataaagctTGTGAATTAATAAATGCATCTGTAAACAGATTCTCATAAAAGTCTTTTTAAAATTACATAACTTTTTAGGGTTGTTTTCCACTCAAGCATATTCAGTATGCAACAGCCTCTCTAAATATAATTGCACCTGTGAATGCCAGAGCAATTATCCTAAGTTCATCATGTTCAATTTAGCAAGACTTATTGGAATCCTATGAAATCTGGTCCATACTTGTgcatacttatttttttttatttcaagaaGCGAAAGAAACAGCAGCTAATGACAGCAGGGTCACACATGAAAATGACTTACTGTAGCAGCTTTCACAGGCTCTACCGAGGCCGGGGGTCTGCGCTGAGCCTGGAGGTCCGGGGGCCCCTGGGACCCCTGGGACAACTGGGACCCCTTGGACACCTGGGACCCCTTGGATACCTGGGACCCCCGGGACCCCCGCAACCGCCGCTCCATTCACCAGAGCTGGTTTTACATTGTTACTCAGCTGGTTGGGGTTTGGCTTGTTACTGGAGGGGGCACAGAAACAAGGAGAGGGTCAGACCAGCACAGATAATACAGGCCAAAGAGAATAGATAACATTCACCAGACTGCTGCCAGAGACAGCGGTTATACTGGTACTGCACTAAGAGCTGtcatgaaaacaaagaaagggaaagaagggaTCGTGCTCTGACAACAGCAGCAGATCCAGGTTTAAAATACTACACGTTGCTGTAGAGGGTCAGAACAACTCTGAACTTTTCTTGATAACTCCACGTATTCAGATGAAGGAGATGCACACATGATCTCTGACGAATATAATTAACCACACAGAAACTTGCAGCGAGGTACTCACTAGTTGGGGATGTAGACCTGTTTCAACTTGCTTTCTGCCTCGGCTGCTTTTAATCGTTTCTGGAgaagagacaggaggaggaggaggaggaggaggaggaggaggaggaggaggaggaggaggaggaggaggaggaggaggaggaggaggagggacagagTAGAGAAAGAATGGCGGGATTAGAGAAGTTAGCTCCAACAACACCCCATACCAATTTAATTGATTTTAAGACAGATTTCTGAATGAAACGGACTCACTTATAATGAGAAATATAGGtttatgattatttttgttatagGTTTTAATTTGGAGCCGCCCTGATGTCAGAATACAGATACAgccaaaacataaaatcaagctCACAGAGGCCAAACTGAgaataagcaacaaaaaaaagttaggATAATTTTTGGGCCTGAAATGGGGCCAGAAAAGGACGAAAAACACTTGTTTCTGTAACACtgtaaaagaaataaagatgAGCAGTGTTCCTTTTTCACTTGGTATGCAAATCAGACTCATACAAAAAGATCTGTGTAACACTTATTGGGCtataaagaataataaaaaacacagctaattatatatatatatatatatattttctttttaatcccCAAGATCTAATGAATGTTTTTACCtgctgtacatatctgtctgtGGTCTTCCACATGTAGTAATACTCAATAATACTTGTCAGGGACTTCCAGGGCAgctggagaaggagagaaggcaCAGTGTAATCATTATTTCAGTGTTGTCGTTAATAAAATGGGGAGAGCAGGTCGACAAAGAAACGTGTAATATTTTCTACACATACTTGACTGTCAAAGACACCTTTCAGCAGTGGAGTTAGCACTCccacacaaatatacaaatgtCTTTAGCCCATGGAATGTACTCATTGGTCACAAAAACACCATTTACTATGAAGAGATTTCGGCATATAAATGAAACAACCGGCCGCAGAATCCGTCTGAACCCACTGAAGTTGCACTGTAAGGTTCCCGCTGAGAAGTTTGAAAGGAAAATGAGCTGTCAAGAGGAGGCCCCACCCATAATGATGGTGTAGTCCTGTTGTGTGAGAGAAGGCTTGGGTGGAAACCTAAGGGAGCAGCACTGacagcagccagccaccaggtgGTGGAGTGATGCACACAGTGAGAGCTCGGCACAATGCGTATTAGTAGAGTCCACAAACGGCAGCACTTCTCAAAAGAGATTTCTGTGGAATGTTTCTCTGAATAAATGGTCATTGTGCTTAGCTTTAACGTTTTCACTCTACACTATGGGCTGGCTGCAATCTCAGCTCACAAGACTACTATTGTGCTTGAAAGTTTGTTCTGTCGAACGTCagctaaataaactaaaatgtcCAGAAGAAGTTCAATTCTAATTATGTGGTTTCTTCAAATCAGAATTATTGGGCATCCCCACATGCAGGCTGATGAGCAGCATACCAAGTGCTCAATACGTCTTCCACTACACCATTTAATCAAGCTGAAGCTTGAAAAAAGATCCCAACCACACAGAGATATGATGTATAAAATACAGCCATGATGACCCGCTCCACAATTAAAGGAGTAGTTGGACATTTTGGAAATAATGCTTGTTCATGTTTATGCAGAGATTGATACCACTCGTGTCTGTTTCCATTCATATACTTCATTTGATTCAATTGAAATGTCTCTTGAAGTCAAAAATAGAGATAATATAAAAGGTGTaagaaaatgcattttaataCTTTTCCACCCCACATTTTCCTCAAAAACATTTAGCATCACAATCATGTGATGTCTCAGCCCCAGCTGTAGGATGTGGTTGAGGAAATACCACTACCAgcatctctaaagctcactaattaacatgttatacattgtttgtttaatccgtacaaaacCAAACAGTACAACCGACACGTTGTGGTTATACAGCCAGACTTTGGACCGACCagcaattttctttttgtacCTTTTAAGAAGGCTCACCGTTCCTCCTGGTttccagtcttaatgctaagctaagctaaccgtctaCTGGTTGCAGTTTCAGATTTTATTTCTCCAAATATAACTGCTCCTTGAAATTTGCTTTTTATTGGTTTGCTACTCACAAAATCCTGTTGGATGTCGGTGAAGTCTTTGCCGTATTTCTCTAGCGCCTCCTCGAACAGGTTGGCCTCCGAGGCGCTCCACTCCTCCATTTCATCCCTGCAGAGGACGGGCCCGCCCTGAGGCACCAGCGCTGTGATGGCTCGGGTCATGTCATAGCCCGTGGCATGGAGGGTGTCCATGGCGTGAAACTAAacatgggaagaaaaaaaaaaacatgttagtcTCAGGActtgttattgttgtttgaaCCACTTATGCAATGAATATTATGTTGGTACTTGTTGGGAGGAGAGTGACTTGTAGGATTTGTTCAGTCCAGGGAGTTAATATGCAGCCTCTTGTTCaaggcggtgtgtgtgtgtgtgtgtgtgtgtgtgtgtgtgtgtgtgtgtgtgtgtgtgtgtgtgtgtgtgtgtgtgtgtgtgtgtgtgtgtgtgtgtgtgtgtgtatgtgtgtctagaAGGCGTCtcatttatgttttaaatatgaaGATAAGATCTAGGGCAGCGTAGACCCAAACCAGGCTTCTTGGGCCATGTGTTTATTGAGGCCTGTGTGTGGTTATCCTTAACAATCACTTACAGACCAGTCTTGCATTGCCTGGCtctaccacacatacattccaggataggagaaaaaaaaaatgtttgcatttctttaaaccaatcacaatggtcttgggcagcgctaagctccggacacagcgacggtggctctgctaaatagtcttgggatttgcaccccgcaaaagaaaaaagccacatacaatattaaatgaagttaactgttcacacaatacagtaacgtgagctatttaaatgagctggatacatgtttaaatgtaatttgctcttgTCAGTGTATCGCCTGTGTAATGTTACTTAGTCCACAGCCattcccaccaatcggtcccaaaattcccagagttagatagtaaatgccgtaaacatattctttgtaaatctttacaatcagtCCCAGAATTAACTTAAAAACTTGCCATTTGGAATTTTTTGGTGTTGTTTCCCGATGAGCGAACAGAGTTTAAGAACGGCAAGACAGAGAGCGGAGAGTGTGTGACATCcagcaattatcctggaaatagTTGATCCATACTActaaccgacacacacacaaacacgcatgtACACATGCACACTACATTCATTGATCAACACAACTGCCACACTTTCCACCTCTGGTGTGATGCTGATTTAATGCAAAGGCTGCtttcatgtgtgtatgtatgagtaTCTCACCAAGGTGATGTCTCTGGAAGCTGCAGCAGCACTCATGTGCAGGCTGGGCTGCCGGACAGAACTACTGCAGTCCAAGGCTCTGGCGAATGTACCTACTGACCTATGGGACACAAACATGACGCACAATataaagaaaatgtatatagagagagagacgggtAATAAACTTTCAGTTTTACTTTCATCATCTAGATTTGATGGTTCATTTACAGTTCCATCTGACGTTCTTTTTCTGAACCATTTATGCACAAAAACAAACCCAGTGCTTCCTGATAAAATATTCAGTGTTGTAGTGTTGCAGAGCAAATGATACAACTCCAGCCAATTTGCATTGAAAAACCTAAAACTTGgggcctggttagctcacctggtagagcgtgcgcccacaTAAAGAGGTTtagtccttgacgcagcggccgtgggtttgattccgacctgcagccctttgctgcatgttgttccccctctctctcccctttcatgtctaaagctatcctatctaataaaggcctaaacatgcccaaaaacaaagaaactacTAAGCAGCCATATttagctaaaaaaataaataaattaggttTACAAAATGTCCAAATGAATCTTAATGCAGAGACACCACTCTTataaacttcaaaataaagCAGGAGCCAAGAGACtaatagcttagcttagcacaaagactggaagcagggaaACAGCTAGAAGGCAATAAGatgcattttttcttcttcttttttttttcattacttgTATGGCTTTGCACTTGTGTGTTGACTTACCGAGCTACCACTAAGAACTGGTCAATCTGTTTCTCCGTCAGTGAGCTGTTGGGGTCCCAGACCTTCTCCTCTAGTTTCTCCAAGTCTCTGCCATCATCCTCGCCTACACAGACccagaagacacacacatacagacacagtgggTCCTACGCTGTTCAAGGCCACTGCGGCTCCTTATTGACCACATATGTACAACGATAGTTTGTAAATCCCACAATCAAATTAGattttcttcctgttttttttttccttcttttaaaAAGGACTACCTCATGCAACGTTTTAATGAATCCCACAGTTTTAAATAGGTGGGGTCTGTCAAGCTGCCAGCCTGCAAACCAACAAGCCAGCCTGCCTGAGCTTCTAACACATGTAACAGAATTTCATTAACATGGGTTAAATTAGAGAGCTCGGTGTCCCCATGAGGCCTAATTGCAATTTCAGAGGTTTTCCCACCTGCtaagaataaaaacactggCAGAAAAATAGTcacatttgaaaaaacaatGAATATCTGCACACAATAATGGCACAAAATGCCTGGAAAATATCTTTCAGACTTGGTTCAATGAAAGTAATAATAGATCTTTATATTATGGACAAGTtgcaaagataaaaaaaataaataaaaaaaactctttgtATGCGGAAGGTATAATGTCTAACCTGACATTAACAGAATTTAAAAACGGCCACATCTGCATTGGTTGCTTCAAGCTTTAAGATGCGTTCAGACAGCGAGCGGTTGCTGCCACCGCCTCCATTGTTTTCAATGTAGCGGTTTACAGCGGCTTATGAATGTGCACGGTTATCTGCCACTGCATATGATGCAGTAAAAAggtattatttattattcaacTTGCTGCCTTGTGACCATGGCAACCATAGAAACTATGACAAGGGAAACGATACATGAGCTGATTTTTACTGTATCCGAGTTCCCTGAATGGTTCACATCTTCATCAGCAGAGAACGGACTGACTAATAAAGAGGAAGAGTATCAGCTTTAAAGTCTGAGTATCCGGTCTGGGACATTAAACAACATTTATGACACTAATTAGCAAGTCTCGCTATATTAATTGCATTATATTAACCATGTCCTCTATTTTAAGCCACAACCCGCTCTATTTACCTGCGGGATGAGATTACGGGTGCAGGATAGCAGCAGCATGTGGTGTACAGGCTGGTAGGATCGGAGGTAGCCAGTGGCGGCCACTTAAAGTTCATGAAATGTTCCTGGCAATTGAGCAgttacaaaaacatgaaaagttAAGCGGTTCATTATGGCTCAGACTGCCATATTAATGCtgaaaaatttcaaaaagaagaagaagaaagaaatcaGTACACAGGAGGGTAAAAAAAGACCCCTGCAGGAAAACGTTAATGTGCTACTCTGTGAATAAGCTTCTCTGGAAAACTGTGTCAATTAAAAACGCCCAAGATTTAAGTTCAAGTATGATGTACCTTCTTTCAGGAGGTCGGTGATGTCGGCCTGGTACTTGTTCCCAACGCGGATCTCTCCCTTATCAGCCAGCAGAGTCTTTTGCTGAGGGTCATACACCAGCGAGTAGAAGAAGGCATCCTGGGAAATACAGATGGCAGGAAGGCGTGAGGATAGTATGAAAGGAACAGGAAGCGAGACGGGCAAACGAAGAGGCGCAAGAGAggagtgtatctgtgtgtgtgtgtgtgtgtgtgtgtgtgtgtgtgtctccccctCTGCTAGTCTCTCGTCTCCTCATTACGGTATGTGAAAAGAACATTCTGGGTCAACACGTTGAATAATTCATCTGGAAACAAGAATCTGTTAACTCATAAGTCTCTCACACATGCTCTCTTAGATCATCCTGAAATCCAACACACGTAATCACAGTTTAAAAGACCCCGTCCTGTAATTTTAGCGTATGGAGCTGGGGGTACGTACCTCTCTGTCTATATAAGATTTCAGCGCTTCGGTCTCGTTGAGCAAAGTCACACAGCACTTCCCCCTGGAGTCCAGAAAGGGAtgtaaggaaataaaaaaaggagaggGAAAGACAGGAGGGAGAAGAAAGAGTGAATAGTTaacattagggctgcagcttatttattttttattgtcaattcatctgtcgattattttctagattaatcaattagttgtttggtctatacagtaaaatgtcacaaaatggtaaaaaaaaaaaaaaaaaaaaaatatcggaTCAGTTTTTcctaaagcccaagatgacgacctcaaatgtattgttttgtccacaactcaaacaatatttagtttactgGCATAGAGCAGTgaaaaaactagaacatattcccATTTAAAAAGCGGgaattcagaaaatgtttttctttcttctcccccccccgactcaaaccgattaattggtcaaaatagttggcgattgatttaatagttgacaactaatcgcttaatctttgcagctctagttagGAGCTGTGTGAAGCACAGAATAACAGACAAGACTTAAAGTCCAGGGGATAACACGTTGCATAAGTGCTACCCTGGTCTGACCGTCAGCGGGTAGACTTTGACGTAGGATGCATCTGAGAAACTGCAACAGTGATATTGATTTGGTTCCAGCTAGCACAGCCTGTTATTTAAGTGTGTGGATGCTGGCAGCACTCATCTCGGTCCCTCAACTGCTGCTGTCTGAATCCAAATTATTTACCAGCTAAGTAGTCATACTGCTGTAGCCCGAAGCAAACCCCATTCAGCGGGGTGATGAACTCAAAACATCTCGTGTAACCtcgctgctgcagcagcagacaggtgttaagtttaaaaaaaaaaaaactaaatcactAATCAAGTTTGAATCCtcactaaaaaaaaatggcttagGGTATTTTCATTCAAGCAGATGTCAGTATGCTCTCTTCAGAAATGGTCAAGTAATAAGGTGGTAATGATGAGGTGGGTTTCCCCGGAGCTTAGCGATGAGCAAAGGCAGTTCTATATGTAGGAACAGCTTTCCGTTGACATTTAGCGCTCAACGTGCACACTGGATTATTTGATGTCAGAGTTGGTTGTAGACCGAAAGCTGACTGGCTCAAAACGGCTCCGCACCATCTTTCAGTGCTCACACAACCCTTGTTGTGTAGCAGATAATGCGAGTGGAGGAATCAATAAATAATCACAGCGTCATCATCCTCCAAGTGAGTCAGGGACCTGCAGTTTTTACAGTCACACGCGCAGAATCCAAAAAGGTAGAAATTTGATTTTCGTATTACGGCTTTAAAAATAGAATGGAAGGTTATAACAAAAATACCCAGAAATAATGGGTTAAGTAGTCAAATGGTTTCATTAAATCTCCAAATTCATTAAAAACCAGTGTGATCAGAGAGGAAAGTAGCATTTGCTGCTACTGAATAATTTATGCTACCTCGAATACCTATTTTAATAGAGCTGCTCCGATTAGTCGACTGAAAGAAAAtgaatcggcaactattttgataatctattCATTGGTTCAACACGTACACTATTCAAATGCCAGTACTGTATATGCTGCTTTACACTGTAGTAAATTGAATCATTCTGGgttttgtgttgttgtctggacaaaacaagacatttgaagacatcacccGCTTGTGCTTTAGGATATTGTGATAGACatgtctcactttttttctgGCTTTTTTGTAGACCTAACTATTTTTAAAAACTTATTTATAAAAACAATGCAAGTGTGACTGGCTGCTCTGTAAACACCTGTATCTGTAGATACACCAGTTGGTCTTGTGTTGCATTTCTGACAAAGTAGCTGCTCAAGGAGGGTTCACTGTAGTATTAAACTATGCTTGCTGTTACCACGGTAACCACAGGTGTCCAGGATGCtaaattatgaatcccactcGGCCTCCGATTGACTAGTACTGGTTTCCTTCGATGGCTGGGGTTGGTTAGGTTCAGGCATGAGGAGTGAGAATGGTCAGGGTAAGAATATTAGGGTAAGctaatcagaggcagagtaggggcGGCACATGCCATCCGAGGAAAAAGAAATCTCGGATCCAGGACAACAGTAAAAaggtattatttattatttacaagTGAAAAGAGTTCTCACAATGAAGCAAGATAATGGCAcaagttttttaaacaaattgtgaTTTTCAGTGCCCTTATTCGATTCATTCTGACTTGTTTCACAGGAAGGTTTTTATTGTAAAAACTCAATAGTAGCCCGATGGAATTGTATAGAGGCTTTGTTCACGGCCTGGGATAGGTGTTTGCTATCAAAACAGTGCACTGTGTGAGTTCAAAACTCTTGGGTGAAAGAGGGAACGACAGAATAAACGGAGCCTGAAACCGATCATTCCGAGGCAGCGGTTACAGCAGTGTACCTGATGTGTGTGGCAGGTAAAGACTCCAGTTGGCGGGACAGGAAGAGCTCTCGGTGTCTGAGctggtgtttgtgtttctcGGGGAGGTCCGTCATCTCTGGattctccatctcctcctccagctccccTGGGTGGTAGAAAAGGAGGGGCAAAGGTCAACATAAACCCATCGGGTGAGGTGGAACGACGACGTCCGCAGGGAGAACAGGAGGGGGATGCAAATGTATCGGCTGCAGCCACAAAACTGTGTCAGATGCACAACAAGGGAATATAAAGCACAAGGATGCACATTTGATGAGCTGGAACAATACAGTCCTCCGGGAGAAGGAGACTTGTGTATACATACAGATATTTTACATACTTCGCACTGATTATGTCTACATGAGACCTGCGATATGAATCAAACAACATCTGGCTACGGTTTTCTCCTCCAATTCTACATTTCTACCCATATTACAAAAGCGACGACCTGTTTCACGCCGCTCAGGATTCTCCATCATTTTAATGCCCTCCAACTGGGTTTTCTTTATACTAGTATTTGGGTAATCTCTTGTATTTCAAGCGTGAAAACTACTACAAGAAGCTGAATGGGAGGTTAGAAAACACCAGTGTAAAGTCTATTCTTCCGGGTTATCCGTTTAGAACAGCAGAAAGACATAGCAGGCAATTCGGTAGCTTCCATTGAGAAAAGGGCAGTATTTTTTCTTGGAAATGTAGGACCTAAAATGCAGTTAATTAAAATTTACACTAGTTTTTCCAAAAGGTGGATAgcgttactttttttttaaagactttggAGTCtttaaatttgaagaaacacaaataaataaataaataaatacaacaatGTGATGCATTTTTCCACCAGAATGTATACCTGGTGGAGAGAAAACCCACAGAAATCAGATGTAATACTTATCATGAGAACTACTTTGGAGCAAATAAGAACAGTTTAATgacttaaaaacaataaaaaggttTAAGATTAAAATATTTGTTCAACCGAATTACACCTCttccaaacacaaacaaaacagaaaagttaaattaattcaGATAGCTTCAGTTGTATTTCCCTGGCTTTGGAGATTTCAGTTTCTGAGATTTCTGCCGTCACCCCCGATACAAGGGAGCTTAAGGGAATTTTATTTTGTGGCGCTAAAagcactgaaaaagaaaaacataaaaaaaaaacagcaatgttGCTttccgaaaaccgaaaatgaaacatttgttttaatgaGTTGTTACCCTACTCCAACTTAAAGAAAAATGCTTCCGATAAAATAGGCCAACTtcacattaaatgaataatgtaggaTGGTTGTTTGACATTATCAAATGCTTCTCTCACAGCTGGCCTGCTGGCAGTTTTAATCCAGCCCTGCAAAGTTGCAGATCTTTTAGCTGCTgcttcttcccccccccccttttctttttttaatgcaaagtgtattACATTAACCAATTGGGACATTAATTTATCATCTCATAACAAAGTAAGGCGACTTTCACTTTCACTAACCTCACATTTGATTGTTTGTTGAAAACTAACATAACATAGTGACTGTAAATAACGTATAACCTAGCATTATTCAAGAGCCCAAACATCCCATCCCTgagcctctctcttctctacagaACGCACTAATGTAACGGACGTAACGTAGCTACGTTAGCCTGCAGCTGCAACATACGTTATGTCATTAGCTTTGGTTGATAACGTAGCATCTGACTTTAATATAAGGCAATGCTGCGCGACATGATGCAAACGTTACAAACTGAAGCTGCACATTATTCAAAGCgcaagtggatttttttggtTACTATTCACAGGGCATTTGTCATAATCTCCATTACTTTAAAAACTCACGTGAAGGCAGAAGGGCTTGGCTTTCATTTGCGCTGCTCCGTGTGtaagaatataaacaaagtcACATGACTGGGGGCAGAGGGCATTGCTGAGGGCAAGAATGGATGATATAGTGATTTAATTTGATGGCCAACAGTTTTTAAGAGAAGATTTATTTTTGGGACTTTGGTTTCTGTCCGTGCCGTACAAAGAGCCAAAAGATTTCCCATGATGCACTGGGCTGAGCGGCTGCCTGTGGAGGCTCGATGCTGGAGGATTTGGCGTCACCTTTGACGTTTTATCGTATTAACGCAGgcacaacagcaaaaaaaaagaaaaaaagaaaggcaaTCAGGGCAAATGGGCCGTTGCCCGGGCAACAATAGCCCGTACCTGTGCACGTCCCTGGAATTAGGGCAGTGgcagaaatctcaaagacatCTCAAAACTTTGGCAACTAAAaacaaagagtgtgtgtgtgtgtgtgtgtgtgtgtgtgtgtgtgtgtgtgtgtgtgtgtgtgtgtgtgtgtgtgtgtgtgtgtgtgtgtgtgtgtgtgtgagagagagaactgACCCTTAACATTAGGCTGAGATTACAGTATGGGTT from Perca fluviatilis chromosome 20, GENO_Pfluv_1.0, whole genome shotgun sequence encodes the following:
- the mta1 gene encoding metastasis-associated protein MTA1 isoform X1: MAANMYRVGDYVYFENSSSNPLLIRRIEELNKTANGNVEAKVVCFYRRRDISSTLIALADKHARELEEEMENPEMTDLPEKHKHQLRHRELFLSRQLESLPATHIRGKCCVTLLNETEALKSYIDREDAFFYSLVYDPQQKTLLADKGEIRVGNKYQADITDLLKEGEDDGRDLEKLEEKVWDPNSSLTEKQIDQFLVVARSVGTFARALDCSSSVRQPSLHMSAAAASRDITLFHAMDTLHATGYDMTRAITALVPQGGPVLCRDEMEEWSASEANLFEEALEKYGKDFTDIQQDFLPWKSLTSIIEYYYMWKTTDRYVQQKRLKAAEAESKLKQVYIPNYNKPNPNQLSNNVKPALVNGAAVAGVPGVPGIQGVPGVQGVPVVPGVPGAPGPPGSAQTPGLGRACESCYTSSSYQWYSWGPPNMQCRLCASCWTYWKKYGGLKMPTRLDGERPGPNRISMSPHGLPLRHSGSPKFAVKTRQAFFLQTTTLTQVARRICKDIIRPRYLARHPYLPVNTAAIKAECALRLPDGPKKPSPLKPVERKPLESVVRYLEAHPRPAKPDPPARGASISTGSLTPIKSSPILNNGSPTILGKRSYEQHNGLDGSKSKVLAPQWDIMAKRLSEAARPSVSLQDEVHELD
- the mta1 gene encoding metastasis-associated protein MTA1 isoform X2, encoding MAANMYRVGDYVYFENSSSNPLLIRRIEELNKTANGNVEAKVVCFYRRRDISSTLIALADKHARELEEEMENPEMTDLPEKHKHQLRHRELFLSRQLESLPATHIRGKCCVTLLNETEALKSYIDREDAFFYSLVYDPQQKTLLADKGEIRVGNKYQADITDLLKEGEDDGRDLEKLEEKVWDPNSSLTEKQIDQFLVVARSVGTFARALDCSSSVRQPSLHMSAAAASRDITLFHAMDTLHATGYDMTRAITALVPQGGPVLCRDEMEEWSASEANLFEEALEKYGKDFTDIQQDFLPWKSLTSIIEYYYMWKTTDRYVQQKRLKAAEAESKLKQVYIPNYNKPNPNQLSNNVKPALVNGAAVAGVPGVPGIQGVPGVQGVPVVPGVPGAPGPPGSAQTPGLGRACESCYTSSSYQWYSWGPPNMQCRLCASCWTYWKKYGGLKMPTRLDGERPGPNRISMSPHGLPLRHSGSPKFAVKTRQAFFLQTTTLTQVARRICKDIIRPRYLARHPYLPVNTAAIKAE